A genomic window from Lujinxingia sediminis includes:
- a CDS encoding replication-associated recombination protein A has product MSSPNARRPLAERMRPSTLEHFVGQRHLLAEGKLLASALSRGRLPSLILWGPPGCGKTTLAKILSDEVGAQLAPLSAVSGGVKDIRQAVEQAGDLRRMLGQTTVLFVDEIHRFNKAQQDALLPHVEQGTVTLIGATTENPSFEVNAALLSRCRTLVLEALDEAALERILRQALTDRARGLGLPDEALSDDALGALLNVAEGDARSALNTLELAATFAAARGSTTIEHPDVEEAAQQRVIRYDKAGDAHYNTVSAFIKSMRGSDPDAAVYYMVRMLEGGEDPLFVLRRMVIFASEDIGNADPGALRVALDAAEAFRFMGMPEGVLPMTQAVIYLACAPKSNSALTTYAAARKALQHSGNLPLPKHLLNAPTKLMANLGHGRGYKYPHNFSGNYVAGESYLPEDLQGQRFYQPGDNEVIPRPPGLDPDAEARRKAAQPEGPSPNPYHKNAT; this is encoded by the coding sequence ATGAGCAGCCCCAACGCCCGGCGCCCGCTGGCCGAGCGCATGCGCCCGTCCACGCTTGAGCACTTCGTGGGCCAGCGCCACCTCCTGGCCGAAGGCAAACTTCTGGCCAGCGCGCTCTCCCGGGGGCGCCTCCCAAGTCTGATTTTGTGGGGCCCTCCCGGCTGCGGCAAGACCACCCTGGCCAAAATCTTAAGCGACGAGGTCGGCGCGCAGCTTGCGCCCCTCTCCGCGGTCAGCGGCGGTGTCAAAGACATCCGCCAGGCCGTGGAGCAGGCCGGCGATCTGCGCCGGATGCTCGGCCAGACCACGGTGCTCTTCGTCGATGAGATCCACCGCTTTAATAAAGCGCAGCAAGACGCCCTCTTGCCGCATGTGGAGCAGGGCACCGTCACGCTGATCGGCGCCACCACCGAGAACCCCAGCTTTGAGGTCAACGCCGCGCTGCTCTCGCGCTGCCGCACCCTGGTGCTGGAAGCGCTCGACGAGGCAGCGCTCGAGCGCATCCTCCGCCAGGCCCTCACCGACCGCGCCCGCGGCCTGGGACTTCCCGACGAAGCCCTGAGCGACGACGCCCTGGGTGCCCTCCTCAACGTGGCCGAAGGCGACGCCCGCTCCGCGCTCAACACCCTGGAGCTGGCCGCCACCTTCGCCGCGGCCAGGGGCAGCACCACCATCGAGCACCCCGATGTGGAGGAGGCCGCCCAACAGCGCGTCATCCGCTACGACAAAGCCGGCGACGCCCACTACAACACGGTGAGCGCGTTCATCAAAAGCATGCGGGGCTCTGATCCCGATGCCGCCGTCTACTACATGGTCCGCATGCTCGAGGGCGGCGAAGATCCCCTCTTTGTCCTGCGGCGCATGGTCATCTTCGCCAGCGAAGACATCGGCAACGCCGACCCCGGCGCCCTGCGCGTGGCCCTGGATGCCGCCGAGGCTTTTCGATTCATGGGCATGCCCGAGGGCGTGCTCCCGATGACTCAGGCCGTGATCTATTTAGCCTGCGCTCCCAAATCGAACAGCGCGCTGACCACCTACGCCGCGGCCCGCAAGGCCCTGCAGCACTCCGGCAACCTGCCGCTGCCCAAACACCTGCTCAACGCCCCGACCAAACTCATGGCCAACCTGGGCCACGGGCGCGGCTACAAATACCCCCATAACTTTTCGGGGAACTATGTCGCCGGGGAGTCCTACCTGCCCGAAGACCTGCAGGGCCAGCGCTTCTACCAGCCCGGCGACAACGAGGTCATCCCTCGGCCCCCCGGCCTCGACCCCGATGCCGAGGCTCGCCGCAAGGCCGCCCAGCCCGAGGGCCCCTCGCCAAACCCCTACCATAAGAACGCCACCTGA
- a CDS encoding rubredoxin-like domain-containing protein — protein sequence MTVTNYQPFMQALLWTCKNCAFVYEGGQPKQNCPMCESYKTSFIDLPQHLEAQVREAHPELPFNHADCRATRKKLMEEHGVLKSYRVSGRQLPTVSGGNISPAKSV from the coding sequence GTGACCGTGACGAACTACCAGCCCTTTATGCAGGCGCTTTTGTGGACCTGTAAGAACTGCGCCTTTGTGTACGAAGGCGGCCAGCCCAAGCAGAACTGCCCGATGTGCGAGTCCTACAAGACCTCGTTCATCGACCTCCCGCAGCACCTGGAGGCGCAGGTGCGCGAGGCTCACCCCGAGCTTCCCTTTAACCACGCTGACTGCCGCGCCACGCGCAAGAAGCTGATGGAAGAGCACGGCGTGCTCAAGAGCTACCGCGTCTCCGGGCGTCAGCTTCCCACGGTCTCCGGCGGCAACATCTCGCCGGCCAAGAGCGTCTAA
- the mtnP gene encoding S-methyl-5'-thioadenosine phosphorylase → MSTGNNDPRVPIAIIGGSGLYELDGLKVIEERTIETPFGMPSAPILIGELDGRRVAFLPRHGKHHEYNPSTVPYRANIWALKSLGVFWVVTVSAVGSLKEEIVPGHMVIPDNIIDKTYRRANTLFDELAVHVNLTAPFDPILRDVLIDCVKAEGVPCHTEGTYVCMEGPAFSTRAESELHRSWGASLIGMTAMPEARLAREAELCYATIALSTDYDCWKDDDEVDVTNVMAIIKQNVANVRRILQRVIPAIPLEREAESEAANALQFGIMTPAEAIPEEARKKLGLFLDKYLDQ, encoded by the coding sequence ATGTCTACGGGCAACAACGATCCTCGCGTCCCCATCGCCATCATCGGCGGCAGTGGCCTCTATGAGCTCGACGGCCTCAAGGTCATCGAAGAGCGTACCATCGAGACCCCCTTTGGCATGCCCAGCGCGCCGATTCTTATCGGTGAGCTCGACGGTCGCCGCGTGGCCTTCTTGCCCCGCCATGGCAAGCACCACGAGTACAACCCCTCAACGGTACCCTACCGCGCCAACATCTGGGCGCTCAAAAGCCTGGGGGTCTTCTGGGTCGTCACCGTCAGCGCGGTGGGCTCACTCAAAGAAGAGATCGTGCCGGGCCATATGGTCATCCCCGACAACATCATCGACAAGACCTACCGCCGCGCCAACACCCTCTTTGATGAGCTGGCGGTGCACGTCAACCTGACCGCTCCCTTCGATCCGATCTTGCGCGACGTGCTCATTGATTGCGTCAAGGCCGAGGGCGTGCCCTGCCACACCGAGGGCACCTACGTTTGCATGGAAGGTCCCGCGTTCAGCACCCGTGCCGAGAGCGAACTTCACCGCTCCTGGGGCGCCTCGCTCATCGGCATGACCGCGATGCCCGAGGCCCGGCTGGCACGCGAAGCCGAGCTCTGCTACGCCACCATCGCGCTCTCCACCGATTACGACTGCTGGAAGGATGACGACGAGGTGGACGTTACCAACGTGATGGCGATCATCAAGCAGAACGTCGCCAACGTGCGCCGCATCCTTCAGCGCGTAATCCCGGCCATTCCCCTGGAGCGCGAAGCGGAATCGGAGGCGGCAAACGCCCTGCAGTTCGGCATCATGACGCCGGCTGAAGCCATCCCCGAGGAGGCCCGTAAGAAGCTGGGCCTCTTCCTCGATAAGTACCTCGATCAGTAG
- a CDS encoding OmpA family protein, whose protein sequence is MWQKTVGSCVGMIVVCGTSLAWAQEAGFDVETFEPMAGATSTTLNLSSSEVLGHQQFAVGMMLHMSDGALRVYDRQAGEFIEGVDYRLKGELMAALGLWDRAEVGLALPVALVQSGEGISAGTNFSGASLADLRLMAKYALLRQGENSPVGLALQGQVWVPMGDEATFNSDGKVRVEPRVAMDWSHGGWRVGANLAYRYRPDQEVYNYVGTSAVRWGVGGEAPLWEDRLAFITSIFGDVATQQVELSRNNPAEALVGLRYYLTPDFTTEVGGGGGLTPSVGSPNFRVFANVIFRPSQPASGLEEGPVLTSCEDDPEGCRPTAVEIVEKEEVVTAPEPEPEPEPEPEPVVEPEPVVEPEPVVEPEPEPEPEVVVVRERTIEVNENIFFDTNEATIKAESRWLVAKIAGVLQDNPQLTRVRVEGHTDSRASEAYNLRLSERRSAAVVEALIGFGVSPERLESLGLGQSRPIASNETIEGMARNRRVEFHIVSVDGEPISAERSVTIEEDVIQTE, encoded by the coding sequence ATGTGGCAGAAGACGGTGGGCAGTTGTGTTGGGATGATAGTGGTCTGCGGGACGAGCCTAGCCTGGGCGCAGGAGGCAGGGTTTGATGTTGAGACCTTTGAGCCGATGGCCGGGGCGACGAGCACGACGTTGAACTTGAGTTCTTCGGAAGTGCTCGGGCATCAGCAGTTTGCGGTGGGGATGATGCTGCATATGTCCGACGGAGCGTTGAGGGTCTACGACCGGCAGGCCGGCGAATTTATTGAAGGGGTGGACTACCGGCTTAAAGGGGAGCTTATGGCCGCGCTTGGCCTCTGGGATCGCGCCGAGGTGGGATTGGCGCTGCCGGTGGCCCTTGTGCAGTCGGGCGAGGGGATCAGCGCCGGGACCAACTTCTCGGGTGCCTCGCTGGCGGATCTGCGTTTGATGGCCAAATACGCGCTCTTGCGCCAGGGCGAAAACAGCCCGGTGGGTCTGGCCTTGCAGGGGCAGGTGTGGGTGCCGATGGGCGATGAGGCGACGTTCAACTCCGATGGCAAGGTGCGCGTGGAGCCGCGGGTGGCCATGGACTGGAGCCATGGCGGCTGGCGCGTGGGCGCGAACCTGGCGTACCGCTATCGCCCCGATCAGGAGGTGTATAACTACGTGGGTACCAGCGCGGTGCGCTGGGGCGTCGGTGGTGAGGCACCGCTCTGGGAGGACCGCCTGGCGTTTATCACCTCGATTTTTGGGGATGTGGCCACGCAGCAGGTGGAGTTGTCGCGCAACAACCCGGCCGAAGCTCTGGTGGGTCTGCGTTATTACCTGACGCCTGACTTTACGACCGAGGTGGGCGGTGGCGGGGGCCTGACGCCGAGCGTGGGATCTCCGAATTTCCGCGTCTTTGCGAACGTGATCTTCCGTCCTTCGCAGCCTGCCTCGGGGCTGGAGGAGGGGCCGGTGCTGACCTCGTGTGAGGATGATCCGGAGGGATGCCGCCCCACGGCGGTGGAGATTGTGGAGAAGGAGGAGGTCGTCACCGCGCCTGAGCCCGAGCCCGAGCCCGAGCCCGAGCCCGAGCCTGTGGTCGAGCCCGAGCCTGTGGTCGAGCCCGAGCCTGTAGTCGAGCCCGAGCCCGAGCCTGAGCCCGAGGTTGTGGTCGTGCGGGAGCGGACGATCGAGGTCAATGAGAACATCTTCTTCGACACCAACGAAGCGACGATCAAGGCCGAATCGCGGTGGTTGGTCGCGAAGATCGCCGGCGTACTTCAGGACAACCCCCAGCTTACGCGTGTTCGCGTGGAGGGGCATACCGACTCCCGCGCGTCGGAGGCGTACAACCTGCGCCTCTCGGAGCGTCGCTCGGCGGCCGTCGTTGAGGCGCTGATCGGCTTTGGCGTCTCGCCGGAGCGTCTGGAGTCGTTGGGGCTGGGACAAAGCCGCCCGATTGCCAGCAACGAGACGATCGAAGGCATGGCGCGAAACCGACGTGTGGAATTCCACATCGTCTCGGTCGATGGAGAGCCTATCTCCGCCGAGCGCAGCGTGACGATCGAAGAGGACGTCATCCAGACCGAATAA
- a CDS encoding anti-sigma factor family protein: protein MKCQKLVDLLTDYLEGELADDERVHLEEHLAFCPPCVDFLKSYKRTGPVCKKVLQAKMPDSMQQALSQYLRSRLDCPDSPGE from the coding sequence ATGAAATGTCAAAAGCTCGTGGATCTTTTGACGGATTACCTCGAAGGAGAGCTCGCCGACGACGAGCGCGTCCACCTCGAGGAACATCTGGCGTTTTGCCCGCCCTGCGTCGACTTCCTCAAGAGCTACAAACGCACCGGCCCGGTGTGCAAAAAGGTGCTGCAGGCAAAGATGCCCGACTCCATGCAGCAGGCCCTTTCCCAATACCTGCGTTCCAGACTAGACTGCCCGGACTCGCCAGGGGAGTGA